gtgatcaatacaaaattcgacaccttcattcctccccataccgtccccagatgaatggagcggtggaagccgcgaataaaaatctcaaaagaataattcggaaaatgatgatcacttatagggattggcatgatatgctcccttacgctcttcatgcatactggACCTCcgtaagaacatcaactggggcaactccgtactcactggtctatgggatggaagctgtattgcctatcgaagttgaaattccttccctaaggattctgaaggaatcagggattgatgagtcggaatggatccagtcaaggttggatcaattaaacttgctggatgaaaagaggctagcagcagcatgtcatgggcagttgtaccagagaagaatggctagggcatttgacaaaagtgttcgccctcgcgaatttcaacccggggacctagttctgaagaaagttctcccgaatcaaaatgatccccggggtaaatggtcaccaacctacgagggaccctatgtggttaaaagggcattttctggtggggccctgatcttaacccacatggacggcgaagaatttccaagacctgtgaatactGACGCCGtcgagagatactatgcctaaaaaaaaaaaaagggtaggggtgaaaacccgaaagggcgctcctagcaaaatgtgtgaaagaaggcaaaaaccctcgaagggcgctttctataaaatgagtaaaggatgaaaacccgaaagggcgtcctgaaaggaaaaaaaaaagccaaaaaaagaagagaaaagaaaaaggaaaaaagaaaaagaataggaAAAGGAAAAGCCGCGACCCAGAATATGGCAGTAGAAGCCTTGAAGGTGGTGATTACTCGGCTGGTGACTTTCGTGACCGGCAACGCTAAGAAACTGGAGGAAGTCCGAGACATCATCGAACAATCCATTCCCTTGCGATCTATGAAAATTGATCTCCCTGAGCTTCAAGGTGAACCAGATGAGATCTCCAAGCAAAAAGCTCGTTTGGCCGCTGAAAAGGTGAAAGGTCCTGTGTTAGTAGAGGACACTTGTCTTTGCTACAATGACCTCAAGGGTCTTCGAGGGCCATACGTCAAGTGGCATCTGGACAAGACTGGTCTTGAAGGTTTGAACAACTTACTGCATGCTTATGAGGATAAATCAGCTTATGCATTGTGTACATTTTCTTTTGCTCTTGATGCTGACTCTGAACAAGTAACATTTAATGGGAAAACTATGGGAAAAATAGTTCCTCCTAGGGGACCCAAGGATTTTGGATGGGATCCAATTTTTTAACCTGATGGCTATGAGCAAACTTTTACAGAGATGCCAAAGGAAGAAAAGAACAAAATTTCTCATCGATACAGGGCTCTTTCATCAGTGAAAGCCTACTTTGTTGAATCTGAGTTTGTGTTTAAGACTGATGACTCAAAGGAGAATGAGCAAAATGCATCTAACAAGAGTAAGAAAGATTCTTCTGTTGAAAATGAGAAAGGCGACTCTACACCTAACAATGAATCTAACAAGAGGAAAAGGGAAGATGATGTAGTTTCAGAAGCAACAGAAGAGGATGGATCTAGAAAAAAGGCTAATGTGGAAGAGAAGTAAGCTCTTATTTTGGGATGGGAGTCACAGAGGATATTGGCATTAGTTATTACATTTTGTTTGGGTAGAAGTATTTTTATCTAGTCGAAGTTGTTGGAGATGTACCATCTCCATGCAAATTCTAAATTATGTTTTTAAATGTGTAGAATCTATGAATTTTATTACTCTACCTAGTCAATATGAACCTTTTGAAATATCATATATGCtattaaattttagttaaaaaaaaaaaaactagaggtgaaaacctgaaagggcgcttctagtcaaatggacgaaaagaaagtgaaaacccgcaagggcgcttttcgcaaaataagaagaaagtcaaggggcatccgaagaaatgaggtcgtaggccaagtcttgtaactcgtcctccattaatcatcggctttccgaatcctgttaagtacacttcatcggggaagaacttcttgtgtcgagattagacttgctttgtaagttgattttaatttcagcatcttaaatttcctgttatcaacctctggttccttgatctaagttgattttaattttctgcatttaaatttcctatcaatcaacctctggttccttgatctaagttgattttaattttctgcatttaaatttcccgtcatcaacctctggttccttgatctaagttgattttaattttcagcatcttaaatttcctgttatcaacctctggttccttgatctaagttgattttaatttcctgcatttagatttcctgtcaatcaacctctggttccttaatctaagttgattttaatttcctacatttaaattttctattatcaacctctggttccttgatctaagttgattttaattttctgcatttaaatttcctgtcaatcaacctctggttccttgatctaagttaattttaattttcagcacttaaatttcctgtcaatcaacctctggttccttgatctaagttgattttaatttcttgcatttaaatttcctgttatcaacatctggttccttgatctaagttgattttaattttctgcatttaaatttcctgtcaatcaacctctggttccttgatctaagttgattttaatttcctgcacttaaatttcctgtcaatcaacctctggttccttgatctaagttgattttaattttttgcatttaaattttatgttatcaacctctagttccttgatctaagttgattttaactttcagcattctaaatttcctgttatcaacctctggttccttgatctaagttgattttaactttcagcattctaaatttcttgttaatcaacctctagtttcttgatccaagttgatttcaaatttttagcattttaactcctgttaccaatctctaggtcactaacttaagtaGGCTTTAGCTTCCTAACCTTGAACTCCtaaccgcccaaaatatgggtctgaatctttacataattcctacacgggaaaatttttccctttaatagaaattatgtaaagaggggcagctgtcgacaccatattttggccgatccccagaatcaataaatttcgaaactgatccccagcactaagtctccttttgccagccaattacattttcgatctctctttcCCGAACAATCACATTTTCGACCTCTCCACAAAAGGAATCAaaccaatactaagtccccatgtcatgccaatctcatgcttattgtgttttccgacctcttacacttagattaataatcacctttagttgttttaatatgctcagacaatcaaagtgcataagtaatttagagattttccgatcacatccattcactgaacaaaagggAATTccatttcatattaaagtttgtacaagtcattcggctggaggatcacccccagcctgatttacattttgcttacttcctctctcaccctcagcctcctcctcgctgtcctcaccttcgtcttggggagccaggtctacCATCCAAGTGAAGTCCTCCTCGGAATATCGCTTCCTAAGCtaggccaagagatccctgtgggcattcacataagcgccggcctctcttgtcactatctcttcttccttcgctttaagttcctcagtgaggtgagcaacttcatcggcccggggcgcctgaacttcttcaaggACACGAGTTCGCTCGGCcaaaacatgagcttgctcggcaagcttatcctcgtaaaacttcatccgcccctcaatttcagatatgtagttctgagtggatgagagttgggatcggagggaagccactttatGACCCTTCTTTTTGACCTccatacccaggcggtgagccttctcccggacaatgtgctggttcaccaagcactccacattcaagctcatagatcgggtcaggatgtcatcaaaggttgtctgaggacagcctgtcccgatcctcccgaaggcagatagaagcccccaggaccttagccaaacctggattctcccgaacagtccggttcttctccaaggaatggatcagcacttgggcaccgcgggagagagtccttggggtaggctgggaaggacccccttccgcactcgaagcgactggaggaggcgaaggtggctcttcttggcgaggaggagaccggatcaCTTCTACCTCAGGGATCAGCTGCCCCGAAAGTTGAGATGAGCCCCCATGAATTTCCCCGGGTTCATGACTGGGAGTCTGGAGTAGCTCGGACCGCTTCATTTCCCGCACTTtttgggagatctctctcttttgttttcggctctccttggaagcttctctgctcgccatacctgcacaaagaagaggtcagtgagatcgctaaggtccaaagatgtgagatatagaaaataccgatgccgaggtcagagagctgaagcccgcgatcttggccggtgaccagctgcctagtccaatggtgcagctcagcCGTCAttgcatccaagcaagagaacttctctctggacgcctgttccttcaactccatcaccattgcaccatcttccctatttagggcgatgtgcttcgtaagcaagggaccctgatgcagccagctctgAGGGAAGCCTTCAAAaccattcggaattttgctccttaagataaagaagcggttcttccaattcttcagggaggaaggcagggcggtaaaaagcccacaatggggtttcgcctggaagaaccaatactcgtcatcctttcgacgagttagcctgtgcagttcagcgaacaccttagctgtaagtcggagccccttagctcggcataggcctcggaaggctactaagatccgccacgagttcgggtgaacttgggcgatgcacacttggtgatattttaaaacttccttgaagaagtcgtccaaagggaaccgtagaccggcttttaattgctcttcgtagaccatgatcatatcgtccccctcaaagaagtgatcggcacgaagatcgccgtgagaCCTAATCAGTTCGAATGAATCAAGCTgaatgttatactcctggctgaacgactgcagatcagtttcttgaaggaccaatggcaactcgtccatgggaagattttccctccctgaagaaggtacatgccttgatggtgctgcttgcccccgagctgaagcagagaccctaggaagttcagatCGCACGCTTGgctcgaccacctctacttcatcagaagaccacgagaactgaagagaaggagggctcgtcgctctctgacgctcggcgccgctcattttcaaaggaaacaagaaatttaaactaaaagaaggatcaaaacccttaccggagtctgattggtgtcggaagaacttgaggaaacgagagaattttgaagttgttcgcgagagactgaaaatgacatacgggAGCAACTGgttaacccccacccctatttatactcatcctagcatttaatgctcacgatgttccaggcagtgcatcggttagcgggactcgccagctgttctgacacgtgtcacgaatattccaaaattccataaggagagaccggctagttagggatcggctaattaagggaaatgtttggaagtgcggatcagatgagggttgttcagttaaaaaccagatcggataaacacaccagagatcggagaataatcaataataataaagtgataattggcaaaataaattttatttccaaaaggtcaaattacatcatttgggcgatctctggagatcggattacattaaaggtctaattacatcatttgggtgatctttaaaggtcggattacattaaaggtctgattacatcataagggcgatctttagagatcggtggaacatcctatctaaaaggcctatgtcaaagcctagtcttgtggctgagtcaaaagatgtgtttgaccaggagaccggctggggggactatgactctcatgagaatgagagaggtcgttatcaaagttaccgctcgaaaccgagccgctgtcataACACCCAGagtggagaggagccagatgaatgcCAAAGAGCAttcaccggtgttgaggggaatattagcagtcttctcgcccgaaatcagttcgtcgattatatcgggcgaacgattcgagatcggcacgatcgaggtcctcgatccagatcgtttaattagtccagttctctcactgtcatcagataaggtcatcatgatttttcgatcgccgggattgtaaattttcaggcaaggaacaaagaaggcaaccggaaaaagatcgaaagtggccaccatggccggaattgttgccggggcagctagaacaggaaaaatgaggagaataggggagaaagtcaaatgaggaAGGGCTTcagggttgaaggtatatatagggaaaatttaagcatttattgcaaacagaaaacgaagcggacgcctcgagaagtgaggtagaagggagaccggcataaaagatcggaaaagagcgtgTTAGGAAGATCGGAAAAGAAAGGAGGTCAgatagcaaaaagaataagacagttCCTActgattatcgtcataatcagggccaaggtagttaaagcgaagcaaacgaaatctccaccgcacgccccagaatcgcccgtattactgacatgtgccagagtatgtcaggacagcgctgtacatcctaatcgccaccattgatcttacttgtaaggacgagcccggagccctcggatcgaagaagaaaatgacaagatcagcgcctttcactcctagccctcggatcgctcttgacgagaaattttgggccgtcagattagaagagagaaaaggacaaatactccggaagggatctcagtcgtccattctgattctctttaattcccgagcccttagatcatgtccttcaaaatcttaaccctccatctccctcaaaacagatcctgaccctccatggggAGCACCCAGCTCCTATAAATAcccgcatgaaaaactgttcaaaggaagacaaatagtgaatatagcggaaggactctgaaacttaattcagctcgttactctgctatttttgaagctttcataagaaaaacttttgaaaccagttttccgaagtattttcttgcaaaggatttctgaatactgaaactctccattttcagttcgttcattatcctgtaacactctcactttctgtctttgttatctttattcccACCTCCGTTGTCCAAGTTCAACTTCATTCATACTTGGTTATAATATTGATCGGACTGCATTTTAACAAGGCATTCTCCATTCCAAGGCAaaccttagtcttcaggttaccagcccgcggcccccattacgttctgtgatcccatagttagttcaatagatccgactccccacaggtgagtgctcatattgcttttttattaagtgctcattcttattttatgtatttcctttgttctttatatatatataattttctccaagtttatattgcgctaaagaacacgaagaaggtcattttcgagtttacttccgtgttgaccagtccattctttttattaatatttgttattcctgaacgtaagtcttttagtcccgagtagcatataagtggtcggataaaatgtaggtaactgtatcttaagggtctctttaaaataatgaaaggtctaaacaataagtcgggaaaatagtaaggccgaatcactagaataatgtaaaagacaattgagtaagacgacacaaggcagagtaaaactgaaccttaagatagataaatgggatagatcgggtatcaaaaggtactggtaaggcgagcacataggaaggtcggaaaattcggtttggtatctcctgactagttacaaggcaccaatgagttaaaagaagccttattctgagcccctgcatctttaaatgccaaaacccttagttctaggatttcgtgacgggcagctgtaatcaagttttgagagatcagaaaagtccttatccgatccctattaaaataaaagagatcggaggagagttcttatccgattctaaaTCTACAATTTTAACaagtatttaaaagagatcggaggagagttcttatccgattctcacttaaaattttaataaatatttaaaaaggagatcggaggagagttcttatccgattctcaatctaagattttaacaaatatttaaaggaaatcggaggagagttcttatccggttctcacttaaaaattttaataaacatttaaaaggagatcggaggagagttcttattcggttctcacttaaaaattttaacaaattttttaaaaagatatcggaggagagttcttatccgattctcaaacttaaaatttttaaaggagatcggaggagagttcttatccgattcccaaattaaattttaacaaatacgtaagatgattcccCCTGAAGTAAAATTAACACGCAAcagcaattcactaaggttgtctcatttacttatgtacctgggtaatccggattagtgaaaaattaaacattcctttcggtcaaaaggattaacatttccattcaaaccctcctaactatgaagaacgtgaagttaaatctgcttaccctcattgaaggacgaggtggggtgcctaacaccttccccacccgtttacagaccccgaacctagaatctctgttttttttttttgaagtggttttattttaacttactttcacaaatggttttctttaatttccctcaaaattaaagtggcgactcctcacttttcccacttcggtgagtgttcgtccaggcgaccgcaaaacaccttgcgacatttgacataggcctttattagataggatgttccaccgatctctaaagatcgcccctatgatgtaatcagacctttgatataacccgatctctagagatcgcccaaatgatgtaatccaacttataatgtaatccgatctctagagatttcccaaatgatgtaatctgacctactcggaaataaaattttattttgacaactatcattttattattattgcattgactattttccgatctctgatgtgttcatctgatctggttcctaactgaacggcCCTTAACCGATTCGCGATTCAAAATATCTATCTCGATtcaccgatctctaactagccgatctctccttattatggaatttctggaatattcgtgagatgtgtcagaaaaagctggcaaatcccgctaaccgatgcgccgcttgggacaccgtgagcatt
This sequence is a window from Hevea brasiliensis isolate MT/VB/25A 57/8 chromosome 10, ASM3005281v1, whole genome shotgun sequence. Protein-coding genes within it:
- the LOC110635300 gene encoding inosine triphosphate pyrophosphatase-like: MAVEALKVVITRLVTFVTGNAKKLEEVRDIIEQSIPLRSMKIDLPELQGEPDEISKQKARLAAEKVKGPVLVEDTCLCYNDLKGLRGPYVKWHLDKTGLEGLNNLLHAYEDKSAYALCTFSFALDADSEQVTFNGKTMGKIVPPRGPKDFGWDPIF